One Nostoc sp. UHCC 0302 DNA window includes the following coding sequences:
- a CDS encoding class I SAM-dependent methyltransferase, whose translation MSKKPFQSRPFASNNPYTSNNYLSDKWQERVAQVAYRFNQQYQNQTFELPAEVQAMPIYREWVAGILAAKIASPFWEIAQPQKNQHCLDIGCGVSFLIYPWRDWQAFFYGQEVSNFARDTLNSRGSQLNSKLFKGVELGPAHHLNYSNEQFDLAIATGFSCYFPLEYWAAVLTEVKRVLKPDGLFVFDILNPEQPLAEDWAVLETYLGAEVFLEPLAEWEKIIKAAGAKVIGRQSGELFDLYKVRF comes from the coding sequence ATGTCTAAAAAGCCGTTCCAAAGCCGTCCATTTGCCTCAAACAATCCGTACACAAGCAATAACTATCTTTCAGACAAATGGCAGGAAAGAGTTGCACAAGTAGCATATCGCTTTAATCAACAGTATCAAAATCAAACTTTTGAACTCCCAGCAGAAGTACAAGCGATGCCAATATATCGGGAGTGGGTTGCTGGCATATTAGCAGCAAAAATTGCTTCTCCTTTCTGGGAAATTGCTCAACCTCAAAAGAATCAGCATTGTTTGGACATTGGCTGCGGTGTCAGCTTTTTAATCTATCCTTGGCGAGATTGGCAAGCATTTTTTTATGGGCAAGAAGTGAGTAATTTCGCACGGGATACTCTCAATTCTCGTGGTTCGCAGCTGAACTCAAAATTGTTTAAAGGTGTCGAGTTAGGCCCAGCTCACCACTTAAACTACTCTAATGAGCAATTTGATTTAGCGATCGCCACAGGATTTAGCTGCTATTTTCCACTTGAATATTGGGCTGCTGTGTTAACAGAGGTCAAACGAGTGTTGAAACCAGATGGTCTGTTTGTGTTTGACATTCTCAATCCAGAACAGCCTTTAGCGGAGGATTGGGCAGTTTTAGAAACCTATTTAGGTGCTGAGGTGTTTTTAGAACCTCTAGCTGAGTGGGAAAAAATAATTAAAGCTGCTGGTGCTAAAGTAATTGGGCGGCAATCTGGAGAATTATTTGACTTGTACAAGGTGCGGTTTTAG
- the bchI gene encoding magnesium chelatase ATPase subunit I, producing the protein MSPTAQSTASARRVVFPFTAIVGQEEMKLALLLNVIDPKIGGVMIMGDRGTGKSTTIRALADLLPEISVVANDPFNSDPSDPDLMSDEVRQQLEQGAEIPVAHKKVQMVDLPLGATEDRVCGTIDIEKALSEGVKAFEPGLLAKANRGILYVDEVNLLDDHLVDVLLDSAASGWNTVEREGISIRHPARFVLVGSGNPEEGELRPQLLDRFGMHAEIHTVKEPALRVQIVEQRAEFDQNPPTFLEKYKPQQEALQQQIVNAQQLLPEVKIEYDFRVKISEVCSELDVDGLRGDIVSNRAAKALTAFEGRTEVTVDDIRRVITLCLRHRLRKDPLESIDTGYKVSKAFSRVFGIELPEDNTAQKNGTGQKLGARS; encoded by the coding sequence GTGAGTCCAACTGCTCAATCTACGGCAAGTGCGCGTCGCGTGGTATTTCCTTTTACGGCAATTGTAGGCCAGGAAGAAATGAAACTGGCGTTATTGTTGAACGTGATTGATCCCAAAATCGGTGGTGTCATGATTATGGGCGATCGCGGCACTGGTAAATCCACAACTATCCGGGCGCTGGCGGATCTACTGCCAGAAATCTCCGTGGTTGCCAATGACCCGTTCAACAGTGACCCCAGCGACCCTGACTTGATGAGCGATGAAGTCCGCCAGCAGTTAGAACAAGGGGCGGAAATTCCCGTAGCTCACAAAAAAGTCCAAATGGTAGACTTACCACTGGGAGCCACAGAAGACCGAGTTTGCGGCACTATCGACATCGAAAAAGCTTTATCTGAGGGTGTCAAAGCCTTTGAACCCGGACTGCTAGCCAAGGCTAACCGAGGTATTCTCTACGTCGATGAAGTCAACTTGCTAGATGACCACCTTGTAGACGTACTACTCGACTCTGCCGCTAGTGGATGGAACACCGTAGAACGGGAAGGCATTTCCATTCGTCACCCGGCTCGTTTCGTGCTTGTAGGCTCTGGAAACCCAGAAGAAGGCGAACTCCGTCCCCAACTCCTAGACCGTTTTGGGATGCACGCAGAAATTCACACAGTAAAAGAACCTGCTTTGCGCGTGCAAATCGTTGAACAACGGGCAGAATTTGACCAAAATCCCCCGACATTTCTCGAAAAGTACAAACCCCAGCAAGAAGCACTGCAACAGCAAATTGTCAATGCTCAACAGCTTTTACCAGAAGTTAAAATTGAGTATGATTTTCGGGTGAAAATTTCTGAAGTCTGTTCAGAACTAGATGTAGATGGTTTACGGGGTGATATTGTTAGCAACCGCGCCGCCAAAGCCTTAACAGCATTTGAAGGACGCACTGAAGTTACAGTTGATGACATCCGCCGTGTAATTACCTTATGTCTACGTCACAGACTGCGGAAAGACCCCTTAGAATCGATTGATACAGGCTACAAAGTCTCAAAAGCTTTTAGTCGTGTCTTTGGTATTGAACTACCAGAAGATAATACTGCACAGAAAAATGGCACAGGTCAAAAGTTAGGAGCAAGGAGTTAG